A DNA window from Chitinibacter fontanus contains the following coding sequences:
- a CDS encoding ABC transporter permease subunit — protein MFNFILRRIAVVIPTFLGVTLLAFALIHMIPGDPVLVMMGERQIDPEFYKAALQRMGLDQPLYVQYGHYLLNLLQGNFGESIVTHEPVLSEFLKLFPATVELSICAMIFACLIGLPAGMLAATRRGTVIDHVTMGGALTGYSMPIFWWGLILIMLFSVHLGWTPVSGRIALEFDITPVTGFMLIDTLLSGEEGAFNSALHHLVLPAIVLGTIPMAVIARMTRSAMLEVLREDYIRTARAKGLGRTRIVIVHALRNALMPVVTVIGLQIGTLLAGAVLTETIFSWPGIGKWLIDSISRRDYPVVQGGILLIATLVISVNLLVDILYGVINPRIRHAR, from the coding sequence ATGTTTAATTTTATTTTGCGCCGTATTGCGGTCGTGATCCCGACTTTTCTGGGGGTGACACTACTGGCGTTTGCGCTAATTCACATGATTCCGGGCGATCCGGTGTTGGTAATGATGGGCGAGCGGCAAATCGACCCCGAGTTTTACAAAGCCGCTTTGCAACGCATGGGCTTGGATCAGCCACTCTATGTGCAGTACGGCCATTATTTACTCAATTTGCTACAAGGGAATTTTGGGGAATCGATCGTTACCCATGAACCTGTGCTGAGCGAGTTTCTCAAATTATTTCCTGCTACTGTCGAATTATCGATTTGCGCCATGATTTTCGCCTGTTTGATCGGCCTACCGGCTGGCATGCTGGCGGCAACACGTCGTGGCACCGTGATCGACCACGTAACGATGGGTGGCGCCCTCACCGGCTATTCAATGCCGATTTTCTGGTGGGGCTTGATTCTTATCATGCTGTTTTCAGTGCATTTGGGTTGGACGCCAGTATCTGGCCGTATCGCGCTGGAATTTGACATCACGCCTGTCACCGGTTTCATGCTGATCGACACGCTGCTTTCGGGCGAGGAAGGCGCATTTAATTCTGCGCTGCATCATTTGGTACTACCCGCGATTGTGCTTGGCACGATTCCGATGGCCGTGATTGCGCGGATGACGCGCTCCGCAATGCTAGAAGTTTTGCGCGAAGACTACATCCGGACTGCGCGCGCCAAAGGCTTAGGTCGCACGCGGATTGTCATTGTGCATGCACTACGTAATGCGCTGATGCCAGTCGTGACCGTCATTGGTTTGCAAATTGGTACACTGCTCGCGGGCGCCGTGCTGACCGAAACAATTTTCTCATGGCCCGGCATTGGCAAATGGCTGATCGATTCGATCTCGCGCCGTGATTACCCCGTCGTACAAGGCGGTATTTTGCTGATCGCCACTTTGGTTATTTCCGTTAACTTGCTGGTGGACATCCTCTACGGAGTGATCAACCCACGCATCCGCCACGCGAGGTAA